A stretch of DNA from Promicromonospora sukumoe:
ACGACGGCGCGGCGGTGGGAGTGGCCGAGGGCGAGCATGCGGTGGTGCAGGTGCATCCGGTCGGGCGCCATGGGCGACTTGCCGGCGGCGAGCCGGCGGATCACGGCCAGGCCCATGTCCAGCAGCGGCAGCATGAGCACGGCCACCGGCAGCAGCAGCGGGATGAACGCGGGCAGCGCCTGCGACCCGGTCATGACGTCGGGCTGGACGTTGCCGGTCACGGTGATCGCCGCGCCGGCCATCACGAGGCCGATCAGCATGGACCCGGCGTCGCCCATGAAGATGCGCGCCGGATGGAAGTTGTAGGGCAGGAAGCCCACGCACACGCCCACGAGGACCGCCATCATCAGCGACGCCAGGGACGCGAAGTCCTCCGGGTTGGCCTGCTGGGTGAGCCCGTAGGTGTAGAGGAAGAAGGCGGCGCCGCCGATGGCGACGATGCCCGCCGCCAGGCCGTCGAGGCCGTCCACGAAGTTCACGGCGTTCATCGCGACCACCACGGCCAGGACCGTGATGACCAGCGAGGTGCGCGACGACGTGATGGTCGTGCCGGCGATCGGCAGCGTGATGAGCTGGACGCCCTGGAGCGCCATGAACCCGGCGGCCAGCACCTGGCCCGCGAGCTTGGTGACCCAGTCGAGGTCCCACTTGTCGTCCGCCCAGCCGAGCGCGCACACGATGGCGGCGCCGCCGACGATGCCCCACGCCTGGCGGTCCTCGAAGACCCCCGACAGGAACGGCATCTGGGACGCGAGCAGGACCGAGACGACGATGCCGATCAGCATCGCGAGCCCGCCGAGCCGCGGCGTCGGCACCAGGTGCACGTCGCGCGCGCGGACCGCGGAGATCGCGGAGCTCTTCAGGGCCACCCACCGGGCGAAGGGCGTGGTGAGGAACGTGACCGCCGCGGCCACGAGCATCAGGAGCAGGTACACCCTCACTCGTCGTCCTCCGCGGCGGGGGCCGGGGGCTCGGTCGGGTCGTCCTCCGGCGACACCTGAGGACCTTCGACGTCCGCGACCTTGCGCAGCTCCTCCAGCGTCACGGCGCCCTCGCGGACGATGCGCAGCACCGGGCCGGTCGCGTCGACGATCGTCGAGGCGACGCCGCCGGGCGCCTGCCCGCCGTCGAGGTAGACCGCGACGGACGCGCCGAGCTGGTCGCGCGCGTCCTCGACGTCCTGCGCGGCCGGGCTGCCCGACTTGTTCGCGCTGGACACGGCCAGCGGGCCGGTGCGCTTGAGCAGGGCGAGCGCCGCGGGGTGGTCCGGCATGCGCAGGGCGACGGTGCCGCCCGTGTCGCCGAGGTCCCACTGCAGCGACGGCTGCGC
This window harbors:
- a CDS encoding MraY family glycosyltransferase — translated: MRVYLLLMLVAAAVTFLTTPFARWVALKSSAISAVRARDVHLVPTPRLGGLAMLIGIVVSVLLASQMPFLSGVFEDRQAWGIVGGAAIVCALGWADDKWDLDWVTKLAGQVLAAGFMALQGVQLITLPIAGTTITSSRTSLVITVLAVVVAMNAVNFVDGLDGLAAGIVAIGGAAFFLYTYGLTQQANPEDFASLASLMMAVLVGVCVGFLPYNFHPARIFMGDAGSMLIGLVMAGAAITVTGNVQPDVMTGSQALPAFIPLLLPVAVLMLPLLDMGLAVIRRLAAGKSPMAPDRMHLHHRMLALGHSHRRAVVILYVWTAVFAFSAAALVQWDWEIVLIWTTVFVVLALLATLGPLRNRGRFLDDDVALSGQTPKVPAAVGAAAPATAVAQSAGDGAADRHETHHGTHGENPAEAHVKTKETVE
- a CDS encoding L-threonylcarbamoyladenylate synthase is translated as MPVQPVLDATDPQSWGPAIDEAVNAISRGGLVVLPTDTVYGIAADAFDEVAVAALLAAKGRGRQMPPPVLVGEVATLDGLATDVPDDARKLVEAFWPGGFTVILRAQPSLQWDLGDTGGTVALRMPDHPAALALLKRTGPLAVSSANKSGSPAAQDVEDARDQLGASVAVYLDGGQAPGGVASTIVDATGPVLRIVREGAVTLEELRKVADVEGPQVSPEDDPTEPPAPAAEDDE